A single Ptiloglossa arizonensis isolate GNS036 chromosome 2, iyPtiAriz1_principal, whole genome shotgun sequence DNA region contains:
- the Megf8 gene encoding multiple EGF like domains 8 produces the protein MGWVSSTTVWITIWSCLLRGFELAPQTSPKQIPCDKTRKVFTDSWGIISDGPLGSNYTQDSHCEWLIKANNSRQFITLSFRTMGTECSYDYVFVYDGDSFRSPLLGSFSGKTEPQQVTSSSGYMLILLYSDTNYVLDGFHAEFSVTNCPNNCTNHGKCINNTCVCENDWGGRDCSRALCPNNCSNGGECGSKRCQCRNGYSGQSCSLRKIRPEGNKWYWLSHSEGGLRPRAAHTAVYIKETDSLYVFGGYDLNYILSDLEVYQFNTSQWEDAYGNVLEGTSSAEYLDPMLIATELDRIGAGAKELYGVRTSSLIWRVLYSIKDNNTFSLRNHGNLENGQHGWSEFRNTAEHKEHERKVQEAKKGETSKSTIRIERNDELRRKHSRHPKPRYAQTTRHRRNLENLDLYRELHASNVKSGILNWEEQSVEDPIGENIFIEEPKLATDESFKDEVTKSPIDELPKPSPRYGHAACRYNGGFVIYGGKVQDGSLSNELWHYNVNTRIWTLRAKNSPFYPPQLTRHTLTLANDYIYLFGGSTVDGEFSSSLYNIKLNLSDPTASTERWKEVHPRGGKELDVRVVAHSTVYHRATNSLLVYGGVVASVARFSKLSDRMFVFQLDRKVWSEIHYPRAHLRDTYVPRERAFHTCNIIGNYLVVFGGYSHRHNKEEICYDNQMYLYHLGCHAWVSHDVLGLNDKDSRYPKQQGVFAHAADVRNGNTLLLVGGYHGNVNADLLAYTLPPMLAPGDEDYIEPEQICSRHKSLMECAANPECGWCSADEICYGRTIGSNCTTNLQTTRCPGVCPALGDCHSCLIHGQPGGGWGTTARGKKSVSNKLNLGTCTWCVQNARCHHKDDNYGVCGLRDDTPLQIPGWWGSKGTEIIKVEECREMDKRPGLTFLKYKPPVNFSQPDSVAIVNATTVDFNVPSMQGAKTESALGGEMIARLIGFLRPPQYFWDSTVEHLKICVSYNSATLHVSRSDDPQELELVANLTAETSQCIPTKWPDGHQMMLLPGRYLLDFESKRMVTTSYAYASKMEITHNKKTENPKVFTFEYLEPYQNGSCHQYKNCLHCLTDSSCGWCDITNKCLSRSSNETESCAADMEWDEDGNPIREWHYLTITPSACANCSNYISCESCVGSNLCEWWTEEARCARIGRLPNAVVSLDQCPIPCRQRSNCTQCLDERGRCVWCEATQECFSFSVYTSEYQFGLCREWMDQAGLMGVTSRSGSSLTGNDQCKSCSRHTNCSSCLHSLSCGWCYNLENPILGACVQGDFNQPHVNCSLVINEYQNSTLEADESNWAYAQCPDVDECDLGLHDCHPNALCTNTHGSFSCQCKRGFNGDGKENCTKTCYEKCINGYCSEAPDYKCECYLGWTGPDCRTNCGCYNHSTCVQGPGICDECQDWTTGRYCEECKAGSYGNATTPLGCKKCNCNEHGDKDLNICDRQTGVCFCRDNTQGDMCQRCKKGYYGDPRDGGMCYYGCMSRGMLGGEGAGKQGLGSRHSQLSLWESHFGESPTRECLWIVSPKTDLLWDTMLSGTQSVIQFTIHDDINVSCQENSVYVYDGLPEFVSSSTSHQSQLLGVYCTESTDYPVTVEAKSGFLTVHYKQLDEVEGFNASYIIMTCNSCPGNRECRSGNCLCKTGFVGINCDIELCPNNCTSSKKQGICDKGYGRCVCTAGYGGHDCSIIIKEHQLIFTELFNSEYLADHLDHLRKTLPRFGHTLVADRRGSLWMFGGYSLSHGPLNDIRLFDTKNNTWMPITVESTSEASMPQGRYFHATEIVHSRQQIYVYGGLSMKEEDIQGLSNNTLSDFWKFSLQNQRWMQIMQDELKREPPPLAGHTLTLRRNGESESLILIGGFSPKYGYLDIVWEFNLETETWNTIYTIGNGPLGVYGHSTVYHSKSDSFYIFGGYTYAINRTFISNKLYALNYKTRTWSVLPPFDDDLTDGNSLPQARFLHSAVTTDEYMVIFGGRQNPHNTSDSLIAYKYSCNLWIRLITKDMEVIGSPPPPAYAHAMTHADPESNAVYVVGGFDGGIKSHVTLINIPEDLCNLWTDKITCRKYFGCSFCSVTTISGNNASFCFSNEVSVNKDDRCDINVTQAQRSNGILCNLEWMARRKCKNFRTCTECLAKWPYYINEEPICKWCTNCPNGKCIPSEKDCDELNKCSIRQISVTDVNQCGERQCPASDCEKCNSLEGCVWTRQVLKTSELGVAVTGEPVYDWNCVPDDIFERSSIKMGSTQCEKRCADHKDCRSCLKGTGAEGGWRECRWSTQLNECISPSYQPLYCAGGVCGLVLRSSDMVHCPEPCSVFKQCSTCLKHSHCGWCSLNSINITGQGICTEGSLEAPADHPAGGTCKMLYYQQFPQTEPPPTSTLPSDLISPFKTTLFFNVVPEFSWHYVRCPPENECTNGHHTCSPKSEKCFDSEEGFECMCGDGYKTETPSSFNEFGRKICVPMCTQGCVRGTCVEPNVCRCDFSYVGANCSIQCQCNGHSNCASPDKLDVCLECHNNTMGPQCDKCLPLFVGNPADNGQCVPCLEYCNGHTRICINESMTVPDPNSINKMSIELLKRQLVEGPVAKAKCVNCGNNTKGDKCGECMTGYFRGTEDLRDVCRPCECHGHGFTCDPVTGEKCNCGNNTESEPCTSGPMKGTNTGGTPCWMVQCSKCKENYAGIPTNGHQCYKTVTVDNKMCFDSKLIDECKMKPKPLNPGQTVFYMVQPRFMNVDIRVMVDVTQGALDLFLSPRDDSFVVTLNSTTGYQDVELDNRFVWRKDPHSIWLDEHTRSKMRIVEFHPDNTFSFASNGTTTEPNWNTGPQYIVMERYAESLATFLTIEKRNTFLFVRNLTNRLVLTLPQDKHELHQTKFHIALRAIDPEISGRAAYGMIFFRQDQLHIDLFVFFSVFFSCFFLFLAACVVAWKTKQAADDRRTRRRLVVEMLHMAKRPFASATIIYDRNGNDCSPSSPQRKNRRNKLVSFHNDVRPVAVEPTDDGVAAVATVFIRLPGGRQAPVKLALGSSLILLTRVYPVNSRVFLRRRNSHALN, from the exons ATGGGGTGGGTCTCATCCACCACAGTATGGATTACTATATGGAGTTGCCTATTGCGGGGCTTCGAATTAGCTCCGCAAACATCTCCAAAACAAATTCCATGTGATAAAACAAGGAAAGTTTTTACCGATTCTTGGGGAATTATTAGTGATGGACCATTAGGCTCAAATTATACTCAAGATTCTCATTGTGAATGGCTTATAAAAG CAAACAACAGCCGCCAATTTATTACTTTAAGTTTCCGTACAATGGGAACTGAATGTAGCTATGATTATGTTTTTGTTTATGATGGAGATTCTTTCCGATCTCCACTTTTAGGTAGTTTCAGTGGAAAGACAGAACCACAGCAAGTGACATCATCATCTGGTTAT atGTTAATATTATTGTACAGTGATACAAACTATGTTTTGGATGGTTTTCATGCAGAATTTTCAGTCACAAATTGTCCAAATAATTGTACAAATCATGGAAAATGTATTAATAATACTTGTGTTTGTGAAAATGATTGGGGCGGAAGAGATTGCTCTAGAGCTCTTTGTCCAAACAACTGCAGTAATGGTGGAGAGTGTGGTTCAAAACGATGTCAGTGTCGTAATGGATACTCAGGACAGTCTTGCTCATTACGTAAAATACGTCCAGAAGGGAACAA GTGGTACTGGCTTTCTCATTCAGAAGGTGGATTAAGGCCACGAGCAGCACATACAGCAGTGTATATAAAAGAAACTGATTCTCTTTATGTTTTTGGTGGTTATGATCTCAATTATATACTCAGTGATTTGGAAGTATATCAGTTTAATACAAGTCAATGGGAAGATGCTTATGGTAATGTATTAG AAGGCACCTCATCCGCAGAATATTTAGATCCTATGCTCATCGCTACTGAATTAGATCGAATAGGTGCAGGTGCAAAAGAATTGTACGGTGTTCGCACATCATCCCTCATTTGGAGAGTACTCTACAGTATTAAAGACAATAATACCTTTAGTTTACGTAATCatggaaatttagaaaatggGCAACATGGTTGGTCAGAATTTAGAAATACTGCAGAACATAAGGAACATGAACGAAAGGTTCAAGAAGCCAAGAAAGGTGAAACAAGTAAAAGTACAATTAGgatagaaagaaacgatgaacttAGAAGAAAACACTCTAGACATCCAAAGCCTCGATATGCACAAACCACAAG ACATCGCAGAAATCTTGAAAACTTAGATCTCTATCGAGAACTTCATGCTTCAAATGTAAAGAGTGGCATATTGAATTGGGAGGAACAAAGTGTTGAAGATCCTATTGGAGAGAACATCTTCATCGAAGAGCCTAAATTAGCAACCGATGAATCATTTAAAGATGAAGTTACAAAATCACCAATCGATGAATTACCTAAGCCAAGTCCACGTTATGGTCATGCTGCTTGTAGATACAATG GTGGTTTTGTTATATATGGTGGAAAAGTACAAGATGGTTCTTTGTCAAACGAACTATGGCATTACAATGTTAATACACGTATTTGGACGTTACGGGCTAAAAATTCCCCATTCTATCCACCTCAATTAACAAGACATACTCTTACTTTAGCAAATGATTATATTTATCTTTTCGGTGGTAGTACAGTAGATGGTGAATTTTCGTCAAGTctttataacattaaattgaatttat CTGATCCTACCGCAAGTACAGAGAGATGGAAAGAAGTACATCCTCGAGGGGGTAAAGAACTAGACGTACGCGTAGTTGCACATTCAACTGTGTACCATCGTGCTACTAATTCTCTATTAGTTTATGGAGGAGTAGTGGCTAGCGTAGCACGCTTTAGTAAATTATCTGACAGAATGTTTGTATTTCAACTTGACAGAAAAGTTTGGTCTGAAATTCATTATCCAAGAGCACACTTAAGAGACACTTATGTTCCAAGAGAACGGGCATTTCATACTTGCAATATTATAG GAAATTATTTGGTCGTATTTGGTGGATATTCTCATAGACACAATAAAGAGGAAATTTGTTATGATAATCAGATGTATCTTTATCATCTAGGCTGCCATGCCTGGGTAAGTCACGATGTATTAGGTTTAAATGACAAAG ATTCTCGTTATCCGAAACAACAAGGAGTATTTGCACATGCAGCAGATGTACGTAATGGAAACACTTTACTATTAGTTGGTGGTTATCACGGAAATGTAAATGCTGATTTACTTGCGTACACATTACCACCGATGCTCGCACCAGGAGATGAAGATTACATAGAACCTGAACAAATTTGTTCAAGACACAAAAGCCTAATGGAATGTGCCGCTAATCCAGAATGTGGTTGGTGCTCAGCAGACGAG atATGTTACGGTAGAACTATTGGTAGTAATTGTACAACTAATCTGCAAACAACTCGCTGTCCAGGCGTTTGTCCTGCACTTGGAGATTGTCATTCTTGTTTAATACATGGTCAACCTGGCGGAGGTTGGGGTACAACTGCTCGTGGAAAGAAATCTGTTTCTAACAAATTAAATCTTGGAACTTGCACTTGGTGTGTTCAGAATGCACGTTGTCATCACAAAGATGATAATTATGGAGTTTGTGGTCTCAGAGATGATACACCATTGCAAATACCAGGATGGTGGGGTTCGAAAGGCACAGAAATTATAAAAGTAGAGGAATGTCGAGAAATGGATAAAAGACCCGgattaacatttttaaaatataaacctCCGGTAAATTTTAGTCAACCGGACTCGGTAGCGATAGTTAATGCTACTACAGTCGATTTTAATGTTCCATCAATGCAAGGGGCAAAAACAGAATCTGCTCTTGGTGGTGAAATGATTGCTAGATTAATAGGATTCCTTAGACCACCGCAATATTTTTGGGACAGTACGGTAGAACACTTAAAAATTTGCGTTAGTTATAATAGTGCAACTCTACATGTATCACGAAGCGATGATCCTCAAGAATTG GAATTAGTTGCAAATTTAACTGCTGAGACATCACAGTGCATTCCAACAAAATGGCCAGATGGACATCAAATGATGTTATTACCAGGTCGATATCTACTAGATTTCGAATCAAAAAGGATGGTTACTACAAGCTACGCATATGCCAGTAAAATGGAAATTACTCATAATAAGAAAACTGAGAATCCAAAAGTTTTTACTTTTGAATATCTCGAACCATATCAAAATGGATCTTGCCAtcaatataaaaattgtctCCACTGCTTAACCGATTCTTCGTGTGGCTGGTGTGATATTACTAATAAATGTCTTTCACGTTCAAGCAATGAAACAGAAAGTTGCGCAGCCGACATGGAATGGGACGAAGATGGCAATCCGATTCGCGAATGGCATTATTTAACTATTACTCCTTCAGCCTGTGCTAATTGCTCTAATTACATCTCCTGCGAATCTTGTGTTGGTAGCAACCTATGCGAGTGGTGGACAGAGGAAGCTCGTTGTGCAAGAATAGGTAGACTACCTAATGCTGTTGTCAGCCTTGATCAATGTCCAATTCCATGTAGACAACGTTCAAATTGCACACAGTGCTTGGACGAACGTGGAAGATGTGTATGGTGTGAAGCTACACAAGaatgcttttctttttctgtGTATACATCTGAATATCAGTTTGGTTTATGTCGGGAATGGATGGATCAAGCTGGTCTTATGGGAGTAACGTCGAGATCTGGATCATCTTTAACAGGCAATGATCAATGCAAAAGCTGCAGCCGACATACAAACTGCTCTAGTTGTTTACATTCATTAAGCTGTGGTTGGTGTTATAATCTGGAAAATCCTATTTTGGGAGCATGTGTACAAGGAGATTTCAATCAACCACATGTTAATTGTAGCTTAGTCATTAATGAATATCAAAATAGTACCTTAGAGGCTGATGAATCAAATTGGGCATATGCTCAATGTCCAGATGTCGATGAATGTGATTTGGGTCTGCATGATTGCCATCCCAATGCGTTGTGTACGAATACTCATGGTAGTTTTAGTTGCCAGTGTAAAAGAGGTTTTAATGGCGATGGTAAAGAAAATTGCACAAAAACTTGCTACGAAAAATGCATTAATGGTTATTGTAGTGAAGCACCTGATTACAAATGCGAATGTTACCTTGGCTGGACGGGGCCGGATTGTAGAACGAATTGCGGTTGCTACAATCATTCTACTTGTGTACAAGGACCGGGTATTTGTGATGAATGTCAGGATTGGACTACTGGCAGGTATTGTGAAGAATGTAAAGCAGGTAGTTATGGTAATGCTACAACACCACTTGGATGCAAAAAGTGCAACTGTAATGAACACGGAGATAAAGACCTAAACATCTGCGACCGACAAACTGGTGTATGTTTCTGCCGCGATAATACGCAAGGAGATATGTGTCAGCGTTGTAAGAAAGGTTATTATGGCGATCCGAGAGATGGTGGAATGTGTTATTATGGTTGTATGTCACGTGGTATGCTTGGAGGTGAAGGAGCTGGCAAACAAGGTCTTGGTAGCAGACACTCTCAGCTATCATTATGGGAAAGTCATTTTGGAGAATCACCAACAAGAGAGTGTCTCTGGATAGTCAGTCCAAAAACAGATCTTTTATGGGATACCATGCTTTCAGGAACACAAAGTGTAATTCAATTTACTATACATGACGATATTAATGTTAGCTGTCAAGAAAATAGTGTTTATGTGTATGATGGACTACCTGAATTTGTTTCATCATCTACTAGTCACCAAAGTCAACTATTAGGTGTTTACTGTACAGAAAGCACAGATTATCCTGTAACGGTAGAAGCTAAGTCTGGATTTCTTACTGTTCACTATAAACAACTGGACGAAGTAGAGGGATTTAATGCAAGCTACATAATAATGACGTGTAATAGTTGTCCTGGAAATCGCGAATGTCGAAGTGGAAATTGTTTATGCAAAACCGGGTTCGTAGGTATCAATTGCGATATTGAATTATGTCCTAACAACTGTACTTCATCTAAAAAGCAAGGAATTTGTGACAAAGGCTATGGACGATGTGTTTGTACAGCCGGATACGGAGGACATGattgttcaattattattaaagaACATCAATTGATTTTTACTGAATTATTTAACTCTGAATATTTGGCGGATCACTTAGATCATTTGCGAAAAACTCTACCGCGATTCGGTCATACATTGGTTGCCGACAGAAGGGGTAGTCTGTGGATGTTTGGAGGATATTCTCTTAGCCATGGTCCTCTGAATGATATTAGACTTTTTGATACTAAAAACAATACATGGATGCCCATTACTGTGGAATCTACTTCAGAAGCTTCTATGCCTCAAGGTAGATATTTTCATGCAACTGAAATAGTCcacagtaggcaacaaatatatgtgtatggTGGTTTATCAATGAAAGAAGAGGATATTCAAGGATTATCAAATAATACATTGAgtgatttttggaaatttagtCTACAGAATCAAAGATGGATGCAAATCATGCAAGATGAGTTGAAAAGAGAACCACCACCTTTGGCTGGACACACATTGACTTTACGCAGAAATGGAGAATCAGAGAGTCTAATATTGATTGGAGGATTTAGCCCTAAGTATGGATATCTTGATATAGTATGGGAATTCAATCTAGAAACAGAAACTTGGAATACGATATACACAATTGGAAATGGACCATTGGGAGTTTATGGCCATTCAACTGTGTACCATAGCAAATCAgatagtttttatatttttggtgGATACACTTATGCAATAAATCGGacctttatttcaaataaattatatgCATTGAATTATAAAACTCGAACTTGGTCTGTGCTTCCACCATTTGATGATGATCTTACTGATGGAAATAGTTTG CCCCAGGCTAGATTTCTTCACTCTGCAGTTACTACTGATGAATACATGGTCATATTCGGTGGTCGTCAGAATCCTCATAATACTTCTGATTCATTAATTGCCTACAAATATTCATGTAATTTATGGATTCGTTTAATAAcaaaagatatggaagttattgGAAGTCCTCCACCACCAGCATATGCTCATGCAATGACTCATGCTGATCCAGAATCTAATGCTGTATATGTTGTTGGTGGATTTGATGGTGGAATTAAAAGTCATGTTACTCTCATAAATATACCTGAAGACTTGTGTAATCTTTGGACAGATAAAATAACTTGCAGAAAATACTTTGGATGTTCCTTTTGTTCTGTTACTACAATTAGTGGGAATAATGCTTCCTTCTGTTTCTCTAATGAAGTATCTGTTAATAAAGATGATAG atgCGATATTAATGTTACTCAAGCTCAACGCTCAAATGGAATTTTATGCAATTTAGAATGGATGGcaagaagaaaatgtaaaaattttagAACTTGTACGGAATGTTTAGCAAAATGGCCATATTATATAAATGAAGAACCTATATGTAAATGGTGTACAAATTGTCCAAATGGAAAGTGTATACCATCTGAGAAAGATTGTGATGAATTAAACAAGTGTAGTATCAGACAAATATCAGTAACAGATGTAAATCAATGCGGTGAACGACAATGTCCAGCAAGTGACTGTGAGAAATGTAACAGTCTTGAAGGTTGTGTATGGACAAGACAAGTCTTGAAGACTT CTGAATTGGGAGTTGCAGTAACAGGTGAACCTGTATATGATTGGAATTGTGTACCAGATGATATCTTTGAGAGATCAAGTATTAAAATGGGAAGTACGCAATGCGAGAAACGATGTGCTGATCATAAAGATTGTAGAAGTTGTTTAAAAGGCACAGGAGCTGAAGGTGGATGGCGGGAATGTAGATGGTCAACACAACTTAATGAA TGTATCTCTCCATCATATCAACCTCTTTATTGTGCTGGTGGTGTATGTGGCTTAGTactgcgcagttctgatatggTTCATTGCCCTGAACCATGTTCAGTGTTCAAGCAATGCAGCACGTGTTTAAAGCATTCACACTGTGGATGGTgttctttaaattcaattaatatAACTGGCCAAGGAATATGCACAGAGGGCTCGCTCGAAGCACCTGCGGATCATCCAGCTGGTGGAACATGTAAAATGCTTTATTATCAACAATTTCCTCAGACGGAACCAC CACCTACAAGTACATTACCCTCAGATTTGATATCACCTTTTAAAACtacattattttttaatgtaGTACCAGAATTTTCTTGGCATTACGTGCGATGTCCTCCAGAAAATGAATGTACTAATGGGCATCATACATGTTCTCCAAaaagtgaaaaatgtttcgactcAGAAGAAGGCTTTGAATGCATGTGCGGCGATGGATATAAAACTGAAAC gCCCTCATCATTTAATGAATTTGGAAG AAAAATTTGTGTACCAATGTGTACTCAAGGTTGTGTCAGAGGAACATGTGTAGAACCAAATGTTTGCCGCTGTGACTTCAGTTATGTAGGTGCTAATTGCTCGATTCAGTGCCAGTGTAACGGTCATAGTAATTGTGCGAGCCCAGATAAATTGGACGTCTGCTTAGAGTGCCATAATAATACAATGGGACCACAATGTGACAAGTGTTTACCTTTATTTGTTGGAAATCCAGCTGACAATGGACAGTGTGTACCATGCCTTGAATATTGTAATGGGCATACTCGAATTTGCATCAATGAAAGCATGACTGTAccg GATCCAAATTCTATTAACAAAATGTCTATAGAATTATTAAAGAGACAGTTAGTTGAAGGTCCTGTAGCTAAAGCAAAATGCGTGAATTGTGGCAATAACACAAAAGGTGACAAATGTGGCGAATGCATGACTGGTTATTTTAGAGGAACGGAAGATCTTCGCGATGTGTGTCGACC ttGTGAGTGTCATGGACATGGATTCACTTGCGATCCTGTAACGGGAGAAAAGTGTAATTGCGGTAATAATACGGAAAGTGAGCCATGTACTAGCGGACCTATGAAGGGTACAAATACTGGTGGTACTCCATGCTGGATGGTACAATGCAGTAAATGTAAGGAGAATTATGCTGGCATACCAACCAATGGTCATCAATGTTACAAAACTGTAACAGTGGACAACAAAATGTGCTTTGATTCTAAATTAATAG ATGAGTGCAAAATGAAACCAAAACCTTTAAATCCCGGTCAGACGGTATTCTACATGGTGCAACCTCGTTTCATGAATGTTGATATCAGAGTCATGGTAGATGTAACTCAAGGAGCTTTAGACTTATTTCTCAGCCCTCGTGACGATTCTTTTGTCGTTACTTTAAATTCAACGACAGGCTACCAAGAC GTTGAATTGGACAATAGATTTGTATGGCGCAAAGATCCACATAGTATATGGTTAGACGAACACACTCGTAGTAAGATGAGAATCGTCGAATTCCATCCAGATAATACATTTTCATTTGCATCTAACGGTACTACTACTGAACCAAATTGGAATACTGGCCCTCAGTATATAGTAATGGAACGCTACGCAGAAAGTTTAGCTACTTTTTTAACAATCGAGAAGAGGAACACATTCTTATTCGTCAGGAACCTTACGAACAGATTGGTATTAACTTTGCCACAGGATAAGCATGAACTCCATCAAACGAAATTTCATATCGCGTTAAGGGCAATCGATCCAGAAATAAGTGGTCGAGCTGCTTACGGAATGATTTTCTTTCGACAGGATCAACTGCATATTGATcttttcgtcttcttctccgtgttcttttcctgtttctttttattcctaGCTGCTTGTGTAGTCGCTTGGAAAACAAAACAAGCAGCTGATGATCGAAGAACACGAAGAAGACTTGTTGTTGAAATGTTACATATGGCTAAGAGACCTTTTGCATCGGCTACCATCATTTATGATCGAAATGGGAATGACTGTAGTCCGAGTTCGCCACAGCGAAAAAATAGACGCAATAAATTAGTCAGTTTTCACAATGACGTCAGACCGGTAGCAGTTGAACCAACTGATGATGGTGTTGCTGCTGTAGCCACTGTTTTTATTAGACTACCAGGTGGTCGTCAGGCTCCTGTTAAATTAGCTCTTGGTAGCTCATTAATACTATTAACCAGAGTCTATCCGGTAAATAGTAGAGTGTTCCTAAGACGTAGAAACAGTCACGCGTTGAACTGA